The following DNA comes from Methanomassiliicoccales archaeon LGM-DZ1.
GCGGTCATGGAGACGGGGTCGATGGAGATCTTGTTCATCTTCGACGAGAAGTCGACGACGAGGCCGCGCATGGCGGGCTGGGACCCTCCGAGTCCCCAGGTGGAGTTGCCGCGGGGGGTCACCGGGATGCCCTCCCTGTAGGCGACCTTCATGATCTGGGACAGTTCGGAGGTCTTGCTGGGCCTGAGGACCGCGTCCGGCATGTTGTCGAAGGCGATGGTCGCCAGCTTGGGCAGCGGGGCGAGGTCGTGAGTGTAGAGGATCTTCTCCTCGGGGCTGGTGTTGACGTTCTCCTTGCCCAGGATGTCCTTCAGCTCGTCGAGTATCTTGTCGTTGATGGCGCGCTTCAGCCTGTCGCCGGAGTGCACGTCGTACTCCCCGGTCTTGAAGAACTCCTTGAGGGCCTTCATGAAGGCAGCGGTGCCCTCGTCGCGGATCGCATCGATCCTGTCTCCGACGAGGACCTTCCTGGCCTCCCTGCCGCCGAGCTTGGCCGCCTCGCCGGCGGCATTGTCGGAATCGGCGATGAAGTACGCGGTGTACCTGTCGGCCACGGCCCCGTGCGCTTTCCCGCCGACGGCGGCGATGTAGGCGCCGGCGTTGGCAAGGGGAACGATAACCCCGGCCTTCCCGGCCGGCTCGAAGGCCGCGGCGGCCTCGGTCTTGGCGCCGTTGGCGGCGGCCGCGAGGCCGTCGGTCTGGACGGTGTCGAGCTCGACGAACTCGGGCTCTCCCTGGTACTCCAGGGTGAAGACGGTCTTGCCGCCTTCGGTGCAGAAAGTGAAGTTGATGGGCTTCAGCCCGGGGTCCCTGATGACGGCGTTCTCGAAAGCAACCGCGTCATCGTCGGAGGAGAACGCGTAAGAGACGGCCTTCCTGACGCCTGCGGGATGGAGCTTCAGGGTAACGGCCGTGACGATCCCGAGGGTTCCCTCGGACCCGGGGATCAGCTGGATGAAGTTGTATCCGGACATGTAGCTGCCGATCTCGTCGTAGCCGGGCTCGATGACGGTCCCGTCGTTGAGCACGATCTCGGCGTTCAGCAGGTTGTCCTTCGCAGGTCCGTACTTGTAGGTCCCGTTCCCGACGGCCTCGGAGGCCGCCCAGGACCCGACGGGCTCGCTGAGGTCGAAGGGCATCGATCCCAGGACCATGCCCTCGGCCGCGGCGGCCGCGATGATCTCTTTGAACCCGGCGCCGGCCTGCGCCTTGACGGCGTGGTCGGCCTTGCTTACGGAGACCTTGTTCATCTTGGACAGATCGACGGCGATCCCTCCTCCGCAGAAGGCCGCGGTGCCGAGCGCGGCGACGCGGATGCCGGCCGCCATCCTGACGACGGCTGCGACCTCCTCGGCGGAGGACACGGTAACGATCACGTCGGGGGAGAACTCCTTCTCATCCTCGATCCTGACTTTCGCCTCGCCGACAGCATTCCTGATGTTCTCCACGACGCCGAGGGCGGCTTCGCGGTACTTGTTCTTGGACTCCATGATGATACACTCCACTGCAGGGGCAGCGTGTCTACTATATGGGGTGCACGTAACCTATCTTATTTAATAAAACTTAGGTAGCGCCAGCCGTCCCCGGCATGCGGAAAAAAGACAGCCTGGCCCTTTGTATCATGGCGGCCTTCTGGGGGGCGTCCATGCGGTACAGGTGGGACCTGCATCCGCAGTCCGAGCAGCCGAAACCTTCCATCTCCGCTACGCCGCCGCAGTCGGCGGCTATGCGCCCGAGCTGGCACTCCGAGATCGGGTCGGGATAGGATATCCAGGCCTCGGACGAATCGCAGCGGACTGTCAGGTAATCGATATGCCAGCGGAGCTTCTTGTCATGTGCCAGATGGCGCATGACGCGCTGATCGATCCCGCCCATGGCGCTCCCCACGTAGCAATAAGTGCCCGCGCGGAAATGGTGCGTGCCGAGGGACCCCACGGAGATCTCCTCGTCATGCCCGAAGGTGACGAAGAGGGCATAGGTCCCCCGGCGGACACTCATCGCTTGGCCTTCAGCGAGTCCTCGTACTCCACCTGGGACCTCGTCTTTATGCGGATCAGCATGGAGCTGTCGTTGATCTTGGACGGGGAGATCTCGCAGACATCGCCCAGCCGGCGGCCGTAGATCTCCATGTTCTCGATCTGCTCGTGGTACTCGTCGTAGGATATCTTGGCCCTGAGGCCGTCGAGGTGCATGACCAGCGGCGCCGGCCTGAGGCACATGTCGATGGGCTCGAAGTTCTCGAGCAGCGCCTTTATCTCCGACGGGTGGACGAACGGCGGGTCCTCCTCTATGGCCTTCTTCTTCTCCTCCAGGACCTCGCCGACGCGGTCGCCGACCTCGGAGAGCTTGGCCCTGTCCTCAGACTCCCTCATGCGGGAGGCCTTCCTGCCGATCCCGCTGACCACCGCGTCGCAGGTGCCGGCGACCTTGTCGCTGTCGGGCTTCGGCCCGCAGATCAGCACGGTCGGGATATCGATCTTCCTCAGGATCAGGTCGGCCTTGAACTCCACGCAGGGCTTGAAGTTGCCCAGCATGAACACGCAGGCGTCATACTCGTCGATGATGGACGATTCCTCGAGATTGATCTGCGAGGTGTGCTTGCCGCGTCCCCTGGCGAGGCCCATGACGACGGTGACGGCGCCGAGCCTCCTCAGGTACTCCGCGACATCGCATATCGGGTGCGGCATGTGGTGGCGGCCCAGGGTGGGGCCGACGACAGCGATCTCGGTCCCCGCCAGGGGAACCTCCTTCACCTGCCCGCCGATGTCCTTGCAGAGGGCTTCGATCATCTGCCGGTCCTCGCTGGGGACCGACATGGTGACGGTCAGCATCTGCGCGCTCCTGTTCTTGAGGAGCACCACGCCCCCGACGTCCTCTATCATCTCGAACAGCTCGTCGGAGCGGTACACTCCGCCGTCGTACATCAGAACCTCATACATCGGGGACCACTCCTTTCGATACGGCCGCATGGATCTTCTCGGCAGTTGCGATCTGCTCCGGCCGGACGATCTCCTCGGTGGCCATCACGGTGACCGTGCTGCTGCCGCTGATCACCCTGCGGTTCCTGATGCCCTCGGGGAGCACCCTGGCGAGCGCCCCGAGAATGTCCTGGATGGGCTGCTCGGCGGACTCGACGGGGAGGGCATCGACCTCGGCCGAGGTATCGACGCCGTCGACCGTTATGTCGAGGCGGTCCGTCTGCTGCACGCGGTCCCTCCCGTAGGTGTCCCAGAGCTTCTTCAGCATGCCGGGCGCGTACATCTCGTCCCTGATGCTGATGTACACCTTCCCCCTCTCGGCCCTGGTCATGGCGACGTCGCCGATGCTCTTGGCCGCCGGCTTGGACCTGAGCCTGACCGACACGATGAAGAGGGGCTCCTCCGGCCTCAGCAGGAGGTACGAGCCCTCGATGGCGGTCAGCTTGCCGACGTCGTACATTATCTCCTCGTACAGGGACCGGTAGCGGTCGTTCCCGTACTCATCGGTCCCGTTGACAGTGGTTTCTGCTGGCATATCGCGCCTCACATCAGCCCGGAGCTCAGCAGCGCGCCGCCGACGGCGCCGATGTACTGGGAGTCGGGCGGTACGATCGGAGGCTCCCCGAGGACCGATCCGACCTCCTTGACCAGCCCCTGGATCAGCGATGTGCCCCCGACCTCGATGATCGGGTGGCGGACATCGATCTCCTGGAGCTGCTGCTCATACACCTGCTCGGCGACCGAATGACAGGCCGCGGCCGCGACGTCCTCGAACTTCTTCCCCTCTCCCAGGTTGGTGACGAGGTCCTGGATGCCGAAGACCGAGCAGTAGGAGTTCATCCTGGCGTTCGCCCAGTTCCCTTTGACGGCGAGGGCTCCCAGGTCCTGGATGGGGATCTTCAGCCTGTTGGCGGTCATCTGCAGGAACCTGCCGGAGGCTCCTGCGCAGATGCCTCCCATGGTGAAGTTGTCGGGTATGCCGTCCCTGACGGTGATGGCCTTGTTGTCCATGCCGCCGATATCGATGATGGTGGCCTCGCCCTTCTGACGGTCCGCGAGCCAGACGGCGCCCTTCGAGTTGACGGTGAGCTCCTCCTGGACGAGCTTGCATTTGTCGGCGAACTCCTTCCCGAGGGTGTAGCGGCCGTACCCGGTGGCCCCGATGCACTCGATGTCCGAGTACTTGTAGCCGGCCTGCTCCAGGGCCTCGTCGAGGACCTGGTGGGCGGTCTGCGTGACGACCGCGCCCGACGGGGTCCAGGACTTACCGATGATCTTGTTGTCCTCCATGATGACGGCCTTGGTGGTCGACGATCCGGAGTCGAGCCCGGCGGTCAGGCCGGACTGCTTCTCCCTGGCCAGCAGGTCCTTCCTGGTGACGATGGTGACGAGCGCCTCCATCCTGGTCAGGAGCTGGGCCGCCTTGAGCCTCTCGGTGAAGGAGTAGGTGACGACCGGGAGCCTGGTGTTCTCCTGGATGAACCTCCTGAGCTCGTTCCTCACCAGGGCGGCCTCCGCGCACCTGAAGCAGGTGGTGATGAACACCGCATCCGCGTCGTACTTGCCGTCCACGAGGCTGGCGGCGCGGGCGATCATCAGCTGGAGCTGCTGGGACTTCGGCTTGAAGCCGAACCTCTTGATGGCATCCTGCACCTGGCTGTAGGAGACGTCTGGGTAGACGATCTTGGCACCGACCGCGCGGGCGGCGGACTCGATCTCGAACTGGACACCACTGTACTCAGTCCCGCAGGAAAGCTGTGCAATCCTGATGGTCACTGCGCCGCCCCCTTCGCGCCGAGCCCGGCCAGGAAGTCCTTTATCTGGCCGACCATGGCCTTCGCCTCCGCCTCGTCCTCCGGGTATTTCACGGTCAGGGCGGGGATCCCGCGCCTGTGGATGAGGTACTTGGTCATGCTGTTGGAACGGTCGCACCCGACGCAGCCGAAGCTGAACGGGGCGTCCTCGATGATGATGGCGGCGTCCGCGGCCTCGATCATGGGGCCCCAGAGGGCCATCCTCCCGCGTATCCCCGAGGGCACTTCGACCCCCGCGTACTTCAGGCCCTTGATGACGTCGTCGAGGGTCACGTTCATAGGGGGCATGTCGACCTCTATGTTGTCCACTTTCTCCTGGATGACGGCCATGGAGCTCAGGGGCTCATGGCCGAACCTCTCGACGAGATCGAAAAGGATCATGCTGTTGGGAGGGTCTATGAATACCTTCATCTGAATGCCTCGCAGATTTCTTTGAGTTGGGTGACTGGAAGGGGTTTGCGCTCGGAGGGCACGCTGTAGGACGCGTCCCCGGAATCGAAGCTGTCCAGGGCGGCCTGGATGAGCGGAAGGCACTCCCATTCCGCCTCCAGCTGGGCAAACCCTGGGCGGGTGCCGTGCTGGGCGCGGCATCTGCGGGGGTCTCCCTGGGGGTAGCCCCTCCTCTTCGAGAACACCTGGTTGCGGTAGGTCTTCCTGACCTCCGCCACGATCCTGCGGGATGTCTCGGCGTCCGCCTCGTACAGGCACCCGTAGCATGTCTCCTTGACGCTGATGCCGGCGGCCATCGTGTGCACGGCGCGCACGAGCTGGTCCGGGGTCAGCTTGGAATCGGGGGAGATCATGAGGAGCCTCGTCTCTCTCTGTTCGCTCATTGCCTATCCTCCATGATGTAAACTGTGCTCTCGTCGTCCAGGGTCTCCAGGACCGAGAGGTCCCCGATGTACCTGCCGAGCATGTTGGTGCCCTCCGGCTCCTCGCCGGTCGGGCCGTACTGCTTGCTGTCGGTCAGCCTGATGCCGATGAGGCCGTGGTACGGCCTCGACTGGTTGGTGATCCCGATGTCCCCCTTCCTGCATTTCTTGAAGAGGTCGTCCTGCGGGATCAGGTCCTGGCTCCTCGCGTCGTCCCCGTAGAACGTGCACATGGGCGACCCGGGCATAGACAGCTGGACCTTCAGCTTGCCGACCGGCTTGTGGCTGAGGCCGGTGACCTTCCTGAAGTAATGGGAGGTGGCGGCGTCGCCGGTGGTCACCTTGATCTTGAGGATGCTCTCCTTCGGGACGCCGAAGACCTCGACCTCTCCTTTCTCCAGGGCCTGCATGGTCTCCTCGGGCGCCTGGTCGGCGATGACGGCCCCGTCGGAGGTGTCCCCGGTCCTCCTGACCTTGATGCCGAAGCGGGCGAGGAATGCCTCCCCGTCCTTCTGGGTCATGCCGACGGCGAGCGCCCTCGGCGGGTCGGTCTCCACGGCGATCCTGTCCCCGGCGGCCGCGCGGGAGACTATGGCCATCCCGCCCGCGACCCTGCCGGCGATGTTGAGCGCGGGGCTGAGCTGGCGCCTCTCCCTGTAGAACAGGACGTGCCCCTCCCCGGCGCCGGAGTTCCTGACCGCGACGGTGCCGACGTCCCTGACGCCCGCATCCTCCGGCGACATGTCGACGTCCATGTCGTCGCGGCATCCCATGAAGGTGCCGGTGGCCTCAGAGACGTCGATGTAGCCCTTGGACGCCAGGATCAGCAGCTGCTCCGCCGATTTGGGGGAGGAGCGGTCGAGCTTCACCAGCACGCGGGTCTCCACGGAGTACCCGTCCTCGAGGCGGTAGCCCAGGTCCTTGGTGACCGCGACGTTCTCCCTGCTGGTCTCCGATACCACGGGATGGATGCCGATGATGTGCTCGTTCTCCTTGAGGACGTTCATCAGGTGCCTTCCGACGGTGATCTTCCCGATCTTCCCGCCTCCGCAGCCGGTGACCTTGTCCATCGGCTTCCTGGCTATCATGAGGTAGGTCGTCTGATTGTCGTTCCCGCCGAGGCTGAAGAAGACCTCGTAGCGCTTGAACGACCCGGACGCCTTGTCCTCGCGGAAATCGGTGGCGAACGAACCGAAGGCGAGCACCTCCCTGGTGCTCCACCTGAGGTTCACACCCTCGATGGAGGGGATGAGCGCCCTGAACCTCTTGGCATCCTCCGTATCGTAGAGGTGCACCACCATCTCCCCGCGCGGGGTCAGGAGGGCGAAGTCGTTGGAGACCTCGGTGACCTTCTCGGTAGAGAGATGGACGGAGATGTCGGAGCCGCTGACGTACGGCTCCCCTTCGAGGGCGTCGGCCAGGGTGGCCCCGTCCTTCAGCTCCTTCTGCTTCCCGTTGACGGTGACCTTCATCGGTCCCCCTCCCTCGGCAGCAGCTTCTGCACCTTCGAGGCGATCTCGTCGAGCTTCTCCTGCGAGCAGGTGACGCCCCTGACCACTCCGGTCACGATCTCCATGATGGAGCCGCGGGTGTTGATGTCCTCCGGCGCCGGCATGACGTCGCGGGTCTTGACCCCGATGGCCGCGAAATCCTCGAAATCGAGCGGGCACTGGGACACCACGATGGACGGCTTGTCGACGTTCCTCAGTATGAGCCTCGCCTTGTAGATGACGTGGTTCCTCACGTTGCCGAGGTGGATGAGGACGACCTTGTACTGGTTGATCCTGTCGACCTCGATCGGGTCCAGCCCGAACCTCTGGCCGGTGGTCACGTCGGGCGCATCGGCCGGGGTGCCGTTCCCGGCGTTGACCACGAGGACGGATGCGTTTATGCCTTCCTCGCGGAGGGCGTAGGTTATCTCGCACACCGGTTTGGTGATGTGCCTCCTCCCCGGGCCCATGGCGACGACGCAGACGTCCTTGCCGCTCTCGGAGATCGTGGCCCTCTGCGCGAGGCCGCCACCGATCCCGAGGCCCTGGGACTCCCTGCACTCCACGAAGCTCAGGTGTCTTCCGATTTGCTGCTTCATTCGGTTCCCCTCCGGGGGCTCTCACTCCTGCTGGGGCTCTTCCTCGTTCCTGATGTCCTCATCGTCGCTGCCGCGGAGGTCGAACTTCTCGATCAGGGTGGCGGGATCGCCGATCTCGACGACCTTCCCCTTCTCCATGAAGGCGGCGCGGTCGCAGCAGTTCCTGACGAAGTCCATGTCGTGGCTCACCACGATGAAGGTCTCGCCGAGGGTGTCCCTGGCGCGGATGACCGATTTGGCGACTATGACCTTGGTGATGGGGTCCATGGTGCCGGTGGGCTCGTCCAGGACGATGATCCTCGGCTCCTTGATGAGCACCTGCGCGAAGGCGATCCTCTGGCACTCTCCCACGGACAGCGTGTCCGGCAGGGCCTCGAGGATCCTGGACACG
Coding sequences within:
- a CDS encoding methanogenesis marker 5 protein; this encodes MKVFIDPPNSMILFDLVERFGHEPLSSMAVIQEKVDNIEVDMPPMNVTLDDVIKGLKYAGVEVPSGIRGRMALWGPMIEAADAAIIIEDAPFSFGCVGCDRSNSMTKYLIHRRGIPALTVKYPEDEAEAKAMVGQIKDFLAGLGAKGAAQ
- a CDS encoding methanogenesis marker protein 6, with protein sequence MSEQRETRLLMISPDSKLTPDQLVRAVHTMAAGISVKETCYGCLYEADAETSRRIVAEVRKTYRNQVFSKRRGYPQGDPRRCRAQHGTRPGFAQLEAEWECLPLIQAALDSFDSGDASYSVPSERKPLPVTQLKEICEAFR
- a CDS encoding methanogenesis marker 15 protein, with amino-acid sequence MTIRIAQLSCGTEYSGVQFEIESAARAVGAKIVYPDVSYSQVQDAIKRFGFKPKSQQLQLMIARAASLVDGKYDADAVFITTCFRCAEAALVRNELRRFIQENTRLPVVTYSFTERLKAAQLLTRMEALVTIVTRKDLLAREKQSGLTAGLDSGSSTTKAVIMEDNKIIGKSWTPSGAVVTQTAHQVLDEALEQAGYKYSDIECIGATGYGRYTLGKEFADKCKLVQEELTVNSKGAVWLADRQKGEATIIDIGGMDNKAITVRDGIPDNFTMGGICAGASGRFLQMTANRLKIPIQDLGALAVKGNWANARMNSYCSVFGIQDLVTNLGEGKKFEDVAAAACHSVAEQVYEQQLQEIDVRHPIIEVGGTSLIQGLVKEVGSVLGEPPIVPPDSQYIGAVGGALLSSGLM
- a CDS encoding FAD-binding oxidoreductase → MESKNKYREAALGVVENIRNAVGEAKVRIEDEKEFSPDVIVTVSSAEEVAAVVRMAAGIRVAALGTAAFCGGGIAVDLSKMNKVSVSKADHAVKAQAGAGFKEIIAAAAAEGMVLGSMPFDLSEPVGSWAASEAVGNGTYKYGPAKDNLLNAEIVLNDGTVIEPGYDEIGSYMSGYNFIQLIPGSEGTLGIVTAVTLKLHPAGVRKAVSYAFSSDDDAVAFENAVIRDPGLKPINFTFCTEGGKTVFTLEYQGEPEFVELDTVQTDGLAAAANGAKTEAAAAFEPAGKAGVIVPLANAGAYIAAVGGKAHGAVADRYTAYFIADSDNAAGEAAKLGGREARKVLVGDRIDAIRDEGTAAFMKALKEFFKTGEYDVHSGDRLKRAINDKILDELKDILGKENVNTSPEEKILYTHDLAPLPKLATIAFDNMPDAVLRPSKTSELSQIMKVAYREGIPVTPRGNSTWGLGGSQPAMRGLVVDFSSKMNKISIDPVSMTATIQAGATWKEALEAAEEKGFLIGSMPSSFPAGTIGAWLGTNGMGIGSYKYGSAKDNVLSLEAVLPDGTVINTGYKNMGSYYSGYNLNQFFAGSEGTLCLFASATFRIYPRGTVKPVAYEFLNSLAEADPVIQGIIANASVTPLHISWSDENHFRNQHRAHVHAPDVKNILLVTFQGDDKHIALEEAAVEELVARAGGRATAPEVGEHEWAERCYEFRARKAGVGEIPAEVIIPAKRWGAFVPVCYKGFDDMKMELGGIIGEVVDDNTVLWMPYYFKDDESMLGMTAFAFNFYLGDRAAEYGGRTTGFGIFFAWNLDNVHDPNAVSLMREFKTFEDPHDVMNPGHVTCGMSRFGVNLGHGIMSMMSTVMQMAKKLMPPNTTFADNIERFDYNRLEEEKEEDRKHVLGRGYE
- a CDS encoding methanogenesis marker 17 protein is translated as MPAETTVNGTDEYGNDRYRSLYEEIMYDVGKLTAIEGSYLLLRPEEPLFIVSVRLRSKPAAKSIGDVAMTRAERGKVYISIRDEMYAPGMLKKLWDTYGRDRVQQTDRLDITVDGVDTSAEVDALPVESAEQPIQDILGALARVLPEGIRNRRVISGSSTVTVMATEEIVRPEQIATAEKIHAAVSKGVVPDV
- the mcrC gene encoding methyl-coenzyme M reductase I operon protein C — its product is MKQQIGRHLSFVECRESQGLGIGGGLAQRATISESGKDVCVVAMGPGRRHITKPVCEITYALREEGINASVLVVNAGNGTPADAPDVTTGQRFGLDPIEVDRINQYKVVLIHLGNVRNHVIYKARLILRNVDKPSIVVSQCPLDFEDFAAIGVKTRDVMPAPEDINTRGSIMEIVTGVVRGVTCSQEKLDEIASKVQKLLPREGDR
- a CDS encoding GIY-YIG nuclease family protein — its product is MSVRRGTYALFVTFGHDEEISVGSLGTHHFRAGTYCYVGSAMGGIDQRVMRHLAHDKKLRWHIDYLTVRCDSSEAWISYPDPISECQLGRIAADCGGVAEMEGFGCSDCGCRSHLYRMDAPQKAAMIQRARLSFFRMPGTAGAT
- a CDS encoding methanogenesis marker 3 protein, with translation MKVTVNGKQKELKDGATLADALEGEPYVSGSDISVHLSTEKVTEVSNDFALLTPRGEMVVHLYDTEDAKRFRALIPSIEGVNLRWSTREVLAFGSFATDFREDKASGSFKRYEVFFSLGGNDNQTTYLMIARKPMDKVTGCGGGKIGKITVGRHLMNVLKENEHIIGIHPVVSETSRENVAVTKDLGYRLEDGYSVETRVLVKLDRSSPKSAEQLLILASKGYIDVSEATGTFMGCRDDMDVDMSPEDAGVRDVGTVAVRNSGAGEGHVLFYRERRQLSPALNIAGRVAGGMAIVSRAAAGDRIAVETDPPRALAVGMTQKDGEAFLARFGIKVRRTGDTSDGAVIADQAPEETMQALEKGEVEVFGVPKESILKIKVTTGDAATSHYFRKVTGLSHKPVGKLKVQLSMPGSPMCTFYGDDARSQDLIPQDDLFKKCRKGDIGITNQSRPYHGLIGIRLTDSKQYGPTGEEPEGTNMLGRYIGDLSVLETLDDESTVYIMEDRQ
- a CDS encoding methanogenesis marker 7 protein — translated: MYEVLMYDGGVYRSDELFEMIEDVGGVVLLKNRSAQMLTVTMSVPSEDRQMIEALCKDIGGQVKEVPLAGTEIAVVGPTLGRHHMPHPICDVAEYLRRLGAVTVVMGLARGRGKHTSQINLEESSIIDEYDACVFMLGNFKPCVEFKADLILRKIDIPTVLICGPKPDSDKVAGTCDAVVSGIGRKASRMRESEDRAKLSEVGDRVGEVLEEKKKAIEEDPPFVHPSEIKALLENFEPIDMCLRPAPLVMHLDGLRAKISYDEYHEQIENMEIYGRRLGDVCEISPSKINDSSMLIRIKTRSQVEYEDSLKAKR